From one Ursus arctos isolate Adak ecotype North America unplaced genomic scaffold, UrsArc2.0 scaffold_26, whole genome shotgun sequence genomic stretch:
- the LOC125282268 gene encoding mucin-5AC-like isoform X1: MKVLALLVLVAVSTFLVSGQNTTDAPSDSSTAAPDATTAAATTAATTTAAATTAAATTAAATKATRTPFNPIKDIIDYLRHLRG, translated from the exons ATGAAGGTCTTGGCGCTGCTGGTACTGGTGGCAGTTTCCACCTTCCTGGTCTCGGGCC agaatACAACAGATGCTCCATCCGATAGCTCTACTG CTGCCCCTGATGCCACCACTGCTGCGGCCACCACTGCTGCGACCACCACTGCTGCGGCCACCACTGCCGCTGCCACCACTGCTGCTGCCACCAAGGCCACCCGTACTCCATTTAACCCTATAAAGG ACATCATCGACTACCTTAGGCACTTAAGGGGTTGA